In a genomic window of Coprococcus eutactus:
- the pstB gene encoding phosphate ABC transporter ATP-binding protein PstB, with translation MNNNVKFSVKDLNLYYGKFHALKGIDMDIPANEVTAFIGPSGCGKSTFLKSLNRMNDLVEGCKITGDVRLDGEDIYSGMDINLLRKRVGMVFQQPNPFPMSVYDNIAYGPRTHGIRNHTKLDEIVEKSLKQAAIWDELKDRLKKSALGLSGGQQQRLCIARALAVEPDVLLMDEPTSALDPISTSKIEDLVLELKENYTIIMVTHNMQQATRVADNTAFFLLGEVVEYAETEKMFSKPSDKRTEDYITGRFG, from the coding sequence ATGAATAATAACGTTAAGTTCAGCGTTAAAGATCTGAACCTCTATTACGGAAAGTTCCATGCCCTAAAAGGGATAGATATGGACATTCCGGCAAATGAGGTTACAGCATTTATCGGACCATCAGGTTGTGGTAAATCAACATTTCTCAAGTCGCTCAACAGAATGAATGATCTGGTAGAGGGATGCAAGATAACAGGTGATGTAAGACTTGATGGCGAGGATATATACAGTGGCATGGACATCAACCTTCTCAGAAAGAGAGTTGGGATGGTGTTCCAGCAGCCAAATCCATTTCCGATGAGTGTATACGACAATATAGCATATGGACCGAGAACTCATGGTATCAGAAACCATACAAAGCTTGATGAGATAGTTGAAAAGTCACTCAAACAGGCAGCGATATGGGATGAGCTTAAGGACAGACTGAAGAAATCAGCCCTTGGACTTTCTGGTGGCCAGCAACAGAGACTTTGTATAGCGAGGGCGCTGGCGGTGGAGCCTGACGTACTTCTCATGGATGAGCCGACATCGGCACTTGATCCTATATCGACATCCAAGATAGAGGATCTGGTCCTTGAACTGAAGGAGAATTACACCATCATAATGGTTACTCACAATATGCAGCAGGCTACCAGAGTTGCCGACAATACTGCATTCTTCCTCTTAGGAGAGGTTGTCGAGTATGCGGAGACAGAGAAGATGTTCAGCAAGCCGTCGGATAAGCGTACAGAGGATTACATAACTGGTAGATTTGGTTAA
- a CDS encoding aminotransferase class IV, with amino-acid sequence MNVKMDDCFQFGLGAFETISVVDGRLIFLDRHLRRLEDAARFLDLGMPAERGIDRIAVLEYLRKWMSEHDYRDRSGHMRRCALKIMLTQENVVFSMRDNPYTPDIYERGFAMDISNVRRNETSPFVYHKTMNYGDCILEKRRSGKAGMDERIFLNTKGQICEGTVSNIFFVRDGRIYTPAIDSGLLPGTVRGYICESEAVTQTVIFPDELSSYQECFVTNSLMGVMPVKLLGNISFEERSVTARMMRKYHDFSASCR; translated from the coding sequence ATGAATGTAAAAATGGATGATTGCTTTCAATTTGGTCTTGGAGCATTTGAAACTATAAGTGTGGTTGACGGCAGGCTGATATTTCTTGACAGGCATCTGAGACGCCTGGAAGATGCTGCAAGATTCCTGGATCTTGGCATGCCAGCAGAACGGGGCATAGACAGGATAGCTGTGCTGGAATATCTGAGAAAGTGGATGAGTGAACATGATTACAGAGATCGATCAGGTCATATGAGGCGATGTGCGTTAAAGATCATGCTGACTCAGGAAAATGTGGTTTTTTCAATGAGAGATAATCCTTACACCCCGGATATATACGAACGGGGGTTTGCAATGGACATAAGTAATGTTAGAAGAAATGAGACGTCGCCGTTCGTATATCATAAAACCATGAATTACGGAGACTGCATTCTTGAAAAAAGGCGGTCTGGCAAAGCTGGAATGGATGAACGGATCTTCTTGAATACAAAGGGACAGATATGCGAGGGTACGGTGAGCAATATATTTTTTGTGAGAGATGGCAGGATATACACACCCGCGATAGACTCAGGTCTTCTGCCTGGAACAGTAAGGGGGTATATCTGTGAATCAGAGGCGGTCACGCAGACGGTGATATTTCCTGATGAACTGTCATCATATCAGGAATGCTTTGTGACCAATTCCTTGATGGGGGTCATGCCGGTGAAACTACTTGGAAATATCAGCTTTGAGGAGAGGAGTGTCACTGCCAGGATGATGAGAAAATATCATGATTTTTCAGCTTCATGCCGGTAA
- the pstA gene encoding phosphate ABC transporter permease PstA yields the protein MAERVEGIKTVVACGDDRTKNTIISTKKTAPEDDPSSIVDVDSIEAINKRTWSEKWAEYRKKPGSFIMFILVHLATLITVLSIGFLLVYVLVKGVPNLNADIFSWEYTSDNCSLVPALINTVYMTLLSLLIAGPIGIFAAIYLVEYAKTGNKLVGVVRITAETLTGIPSIVYGLFGMLFFTNACGLRLSLISGALTLAIMVLPVIMRTTEEALMAVPKSYREGSFGLGAGKLRTVFKVVLPSAVPGILSGIILATGRIVGETAALIYTAGSVAKMATKLTDSTRTLAVHMYLLSKEGLHTDQGYATAVVLLVLVVLINFASDKIAGKVAADKAN from the coding sequence ATGGCAGAGAGAGTAGAAGGAATAAAGACAGTTGTCGCATGTGGCGATGACAGAACAAAAAATACAATAATCAGCACGAAAAAGACGGCACCTGAGGATGATCCTTCATCCATAGTTGATGTGGACAGCATAGAGGCTATAAACAAGAGAACATGGTCTGAGAAATGGGCTGAGTACAGAAAGAAACCGGGATCATTCATAATGTTTATCCTTGTACATCTGGCAACACTCATAACTGTGCTTTCTATAGGATTTCTGCTGGTGTATGTACTGGTAAAGGGAGTCCCTAATCTTAATGCAGACATATTCAGCTGGGAATATACATCGGACAACTGTTCGCTGGTGCCAGCACTTATAAATACGGTTTACATGACGCTGCTGTCCCTCCTGATAGCAGGTCCGATAGGAATATTTGCAGCAATATATCTTGTCGAATATGCAAAGACTGGCAATAAGCTGGTGGGGGTTGTGAGGATCACAGCGGAGACACTTACAGGAATACCGTCCATAGTATATGGACTTTTTGGAATGTTGTTTTTCACAAATGCGTGTGGACTTAGATTGTCACTCATATCAGGTGCGCTCACCCTGGCGATAATGGTTCTTCCAGTCATAATGAGGACCACAGAGGAGGCACTTATGGCAGTGCCTAAGTCTTATAGAGAAGGAAGTTTTGGACTGGGAGCCGGAAAGCTCAGAACAGTATTCAAAGTAGTGCTTCCTAGTGCCGTTCCGGGAATCCTGTCAGGAATCATACTTGCGACAGGACGTATCGTGGGAGAAACTGCAGCACTCATATACACAGCAGGATCGGTTGCAAAGATGGCAACAAAGCTTACCGATTCAACAAGAACTTTGGCAGTTCATATGTACCTTCTGTCCAAAGAAGGACTTCACACTGATCAAGGTTATGCGACAGCGGTTGTACTTCTGGTACTCGTGGTGCTTATCAACTTTGCATCAGACAAGATTGCAGGCAAGGTTGCTGCAGATAAAGCCAATTAG
- the pabB gene encoding aminodeoxychorismate synthase component I, which produces MRNMRRVLKKLDRYVCAADVFEIYEDETGIAFLDSSLVNNLGHYSIIGRCPYLRLVKNGDAFEVNGDSEKDITFEEYMRQYLVQHMDKSSEDLPIVSGAIGYVSYDYGMDRMGLDSINEDLVSVPEAVMTFYDCFVVEDCLKKETYLVANGMTGDAQSNIDVMENDIEKYCSRDDRESGNIIDRTSEDVQKRKKYNLNVYEECSREEYEDSIRRLKDYITEGDVYVANMTRHIVVDSEKKPLDVFRDLRVSNPSPFGGYLDLGDYQIVSASPERFMQIKDRRVYTRPIKGTRRRVETDREDEVLRRELEKSQKEKSELLMIVDLERNDLNRVCRPGSVKVTELFSIEEYATVFHQVANVEGMLQDGEDVMSLLTAAFPGGSVTGAPKRRAMEITDELECGKRNIYTGSIGYITLDGKCDFNIVIRTVLYRNGRYYLGVGGGITADSDPGAEYEETRDKAKAILSALQ; this is translated from the coding sequence ATGAGAAATATGAGGCGAGTGCTAAAAAAACTTGACAGATATGTGTGTGCAGCTGATGTTTTTGAAATATATGAGGATGAGACAGGAATAGCATTTCTTGACTCATCCCTTGTGAATAATCTGGGACACTATTCGATCATCGGGAGATGCCCGTATCTCAGGCTTGTTAAGAATGGGGATGCATTTGAGGTTAATGGAGATTCTGAAAAGGATATAACATTTGAAGAATATATGAGACAGTATCTTGTACAGCATATGGATAAGAGTTCGGAGGATTTGCCGATCGTATCAGGAGCGATAGGGTATGTATCCTACGATTATGGAATGGATAGGATGGGGCTTGATTCCATCAATGAAGATCTTGTGTCTGTTCCAGAGGCAGTCATGACATTCTATGACTGTTTTGTTGTTGAAGATTGCTTAAAAAAAGAGACATATCTTGTGGCAAATGGGATGACAGGTGATGCACAGTCAAATATTGATGTAATGGAGAATGATATAGAGAAGTATTGCAGCAGGGATGATCGCGAAAGTGGGAATATAATTGACAGGACAAGTGAAGATGTACAAAAGAGGAAGAAGTATAACTTGAATGTGTACGAAGAATGCAGCAGAGAAGAGTATGAGGACTCTATAAGAAGGCTGAAGGATTATATAACAGAGGGGGATGTATATGTTGCAAATATGACAAGGCATATAGTTGTCGACAGCGAAAAAAAGCCTCTGGACGTGTTCCGCGATCTGCGAGTTAGCAATCCATCGCCATTTGGTGGATATCTTGATCTGGGAGATTATCAGATAGTGAGCGCATCTCCTGAACGGTTCATGCAGATAAAGGATCGTCGTGTGTACACCCGGCCGATAAAGGGAACGAGGAGACGAGTAGAGACTGACAGGGAGGATGAGGTGCTCAGGAGGGAGCTTGAGAAATCACAGAAGGAAAAGAGTGAACTTCTGATGATTGTAGATCTTGAGAGAAATGACCTGAATCGTGTGTGCAGACCGGGAAGCGTAAAAGTGACTGAACTGTTTTCGATAGAAGAATATGCGACTGTTTTTCATCAGGTGGCAAATGTTGAAGGTATGCTGCAGGATGGCGAAGATGTGATGTCTCTTCTTACTGCGGCATTTCCGGGTGGTTCTGTTACGGGGGCGCCGAAACGCAGGGCTATGGAGATTACAGATGAACTTGAATGCGGGAAGAGAAATATTTACACCGGCTCTATTGGTTATATTACATTGGATGGAAAATGTGATTTTAATATAGTGATAAGAACTGTATTGTACAGAAATGGCAGGTATTATCTTGGCGTTGGAGGCGGTATTACTGCCGATTCAGATCCTGGTGCAGAGTATGAAGAGACACGGGATAAAGCAAAAGCAATACTCAGTGCATTGCAGTAG
- the tsaA gene encoding tRNA (N6-threonylcarbamoyladenosine(37)-N6)-methyltransferase TrmO, protein MTNTSLEVIGYVRCDYKEKFGIPRQSGLTDCATAFIEMLPPYNQAEAFRGLDGFSHIWLLWDFSRAHKNGFTATVKPPKLGGNQRMGVFATRSPFRPNNIGLSSVKLLDIIYNEETGCVHGLVVSGADILDGTPVYDIKPYLPYTDSHPEATGGWTDSLDIPELSVRFSDDIAVKLETIFSSTQIEALKEILAQDPRPGYQDEPNRRYGMLYGGYDIRFTISGDTLTICEVAEPGPQ, encoded by the coding sequence ATGACAAATACCAGTTTAGAAGTAATAGGATATGTGAGATGTGACTATAAAGAAAAGTTCGGCATTCCAAGGCAAAGCGGTCTGACAGACTGCGCCACCGCTTTTATAGAGATGCTTCCACCGTACAATCAGGCAGAGGCTTTCAGAGGGCTTGACGGATTCTCCCACATATGGCTGCTGTGGGACTTCTCCAGGGCTCACAAGAACGGTTTTACCGCAACAGTAAAACCCCCAAAGCTGGGCGGTAACCAGCGGATGGGGGTTTTTGCCACCAGATCACCTTTCAGACCGAACAACATCGGACTGTCGTCGGTAAAGCTTCTGGACATTATATATAATGAAGAAACTGGCTGTGTACACGGGCTTGTGGTGTCAGGAGCCGATATACTGGATGGTACACCGGTGTACGACATCAAGCCTTATCTGCCATACACAGACAGCCACCCGGAGGCGACCGGGGGATGGACAGACTCCCTTGATATTCCGGAGCTGTCAGTACGTTTCTCTGACGATATCGCCGTCAAACTTGAAACTATATTTTCAAGTACACAGATCGAGGCCCTGAAAGAGATACTTGCGCAGGATCCAAGGCCGGGCTATCAGGATGAACCGAATAGACGGTACGGGATGCTGTACGGCGGGTATGATATAAGGTTTACCATATCTGGTGACACTCTTACCATATGCGAAGTGGCTGAGCCCGGACCACAATGA
- a CDS encoding substrate-binding domain-containing protein translates to MVKLKKVLAVTLGAALMIGSLAGCGNNSSKSADGGFDATQDISVVSREEGSGTRGAFVELTGVEEKDADGNKVDNTTTNAITCNSTEVVLTTVAGDDYAIGYISLGALNDTVKALKIGGVEASEENINNGSYTLSRPFNIVTKDGISDVAQDFINYIMSEDGQKIISANKYIEVANSGAFTSTNPKGKIVVAGSSSVTPVMEKLIEAYKAINTNADIELQESDSTTGITSTSDGTCDIGMASRELKDTETSLGLKATVIAMDGIAVIVNNNNPADDYTVDQVKNIFTGSAAKWEDVK, encoded by the coding sequence ATGGTTAAATTAAAGAAAGTATTGGCAGTAACACTTGGAGCAGCACTTATGATAGGAAGTCTTGCTGGATGTGGAAATAATTCATCAAAGAGCGCAGATGGCGGATTCGATGCAACACAGGATATATCAGTAGTATCAAGAGAGGAAGGCTCAGGAACAAGAGGAGCATTCGTAGAACTCACAGGAGTTGAGGAGAAGGATGCAGATGGCAATAAGGTCGACAACACAACAACAAATGCCATCACATGCAACAGCACAGAGGTCGTACTCACAACAGTAGCAGGAGATGATTATGCAATCGGTTACATATCTCTCGGAGCACTCAACGATACAGTAAAGGCACTCAAGATCGGCGGAGTTGAGGCGAGCGAGGAGAACATCAACAATGGTTCATACACACTTTCAAGACCTTTCAACATCGTTACAAAGGATGGCATCAGCGATGTTGCACAGGATTTCATCAACTACATCATGAGCGAGGATGGACAGAAGATCATCTCAGCAAATAAGTACATTGAGGTTGCGAACAGCGGAGCATTTACTTCAACAAATCCAAAGGGTAAGATTGTTGTTGCAGGTTCATCTTCAGTAACACCTGTTATGGAAAAGCTTATCGAGGCATATAAGGCGATCAACACAAATGCTGACATCGAGCTTCAGGAGAGCGATTCAACAACAGGTATCACATCAACATCAGATGGAACATGCGACATAGGTATGGCATCACGTGAGCTTAAGGACACAGAGACATCACTTGGACTTAAGGCAACAGTAATAGCAATGGACGGAATTGCAGTTATAGTAAATAACAACAACCCTGCTGATGACTACACAGTAGATCAGGTCAAGAACATATTCACAGGTTCAGCAGCAAAGTGGGAGGACGTAAAGTAA
- the ppk1 gene encoding polyphosphate kinase 1: MAQDTNISTIKGVYVNREISWLKFNERVLEEAQNENSPLCEKLSFLAIYQSNLDEFFMVRVGSLEDQKLLTGDQRENKTKLSPQEQIDAILENVTKLNAIKDNIYENLMKDVETEGFRLVRYADLSKADAKYLDSYFAQEILPLLSVMIVGRKQPFPFLKNREIYALAILERKGKKKLGIIPCESGMLPRLVALPGVPGTYILLEELILHYAPGLFKGYKVQEKTLMRITRNADIDVSKVYDEDLNYRDQMEQVVKLRKKLAPVRIEFTRDISQKMVGEVCDYCELDEKHVFYSKSPLDLSFVFQIQDKLRDRQELFFEKRVSQQSPDLDVMKPLIPQILEKDVLLSYPYESIRPFLNLLQEAARDPKVNAIRMTLYRLAKNSKVVEALVEAAENGKQVEVLVELKARFDEENNIEWSRTLEDAGCHVVYGVDGLKVHSKLCLITRKDGGRIQYITQIGTGNYNEKTSRLYTDLSLMTANEAIGKDAMKVFQSILIGNTVSHADHLLVAPECLQAPVLKMIDDEIAIAKDGQSAYIGVKINSLTDKKIIDKLVEASKAGVKVELIVRGICCLLAGIPGETENIHIRSIVGRFLEHSRIYMFGTPDRDKIYIASADFMTRNTLRRVEVATPIYDDKIKQRIRDMFGLMMKDNMQARIQQPDGTYLKQNRDVEEINSQEQQYADAYERARQ, encoded by the coding sequence ATGGCACAGGATACAAATATAAGTACAATAAAGGGCGTATACGTCAACAGAGAGATTTCATGGCTCAAGTTTAATGAGCGTGTGCTGGAGGAGGCACAGAATGAGAATTCACCGCTTTGCGAGAAATTGTCATTTCTGGCAATATATCAGTCAAATCTTGATGAATTCTTCATGGTGAGAGTTGGTTCTCTGGAGGATCAAAAGCTTCTGACCGGAGATCAGAGGGAGAACAAGACAAAGCTCAGCCCACAGGAACAGATTGATGCGATCCTTGAGAATGTCACAAAGCTCAATGCGATCAAAGACAACATATATGAGAACCTCATGAAAGATGTTGAGACGGAGGGCTTTAGACTGGTGCGTTATGCAGATCTGTCAAAGGCTGACGCAAAGTATCTTGACAGTTATTTTGCGCAGGAGATACTTCCGCTGCTCTCAGTGATGATCGTTGGAAGAAAACAGCCGTTCCCATTCCTCAAGAACAGAGAGATATATGCCCTTGCCATACTTGAAAGAAAGGGCAAGAAGAAACTCGGCATCATACCTTGTGAGAGTGGCATGCTTCCAAGGCTTGTGGCACTTCCGGGCGTGCCGGGAACCTATATACTTTTGGAGGAACTTATCCTTCACTATGCTCCAGGGCTTTTCAAGGGCTATAAGGTTCAGGAGAAGACCCTCATGAGGATTACCAGAAACGCAGACATCGATGTGAGCAAGGTGTATGATGAAGACCTCAACTACAGAGATCAGATGGAACAGGTGGTTAAGCTCAGAAAGAAACTTGCTCCGGTCAGAATAGAATTTACAAGAGATATATCTCAGAAGATGGTTGGGGAGGTGTGTGATTACTGCGAGCTTGACGAGAAACATGTATTTTATTCAAAATCTCCGCTGGATCTGTCGTTTGTATTCCAGATACAGGATAAGCTTAGGGACAGACAGGAGCTGTTCTTTGAGAAGAGAGTGTCACAGCAGTCACCGGATCTTGATGTGATGAAGCCGCTTATACCTCAGATACTTGAGAAGGATGTGCTTCTCTCATATCCGTATGAGAGCATCAGACCGTTCCTGAATCTCCTTCAGGAGGCAGCAAGAGATCCAAAGGTAAATGCAATCAGGATGACTTTATATCGTCTTGCGAAGAACTCCAAGGTTGTGGAAGCACTTGTGGAGGCTGCAGAGAATGGTAAGCAGGTTGAGGTACTTGTGGAACTCAAGGCAAGATTTGATGAGGAAAATAATATAGAGTGGAGCCGTACCCTTGAGGACGCGGGCTGCCATGTTGTGTATGGCGTTGACGGACTCAAGGTTCATTCAAAGCTCTGTCTCATAACCAGAAAAGACGGAGGCAGGATCCAGTACATAACACAGATAGGAACGGGTAACTACAATGAGAAGACATCGAGACTCTACACAGATCTGTCACTTATGACTGCAAATGAGGCTATTGGTAAGGATGCTATGAAAGTGTTTCAGTCAATCCTCATTGGCAATACAGTCAGCCATGCTGATCACTTGCTTGTGGCTCCTGAATGCCTGCAGGCTCCGGTTCTCAAGATGATAGATGATGAGATTGCCATAGCAAAGGACGGTCAGTCTGCTTATATCGGAGTTAAGATCAATTCTCTCACTGACAAAAAGATCATCGACAAGCTGGTTGAGGCATCAAAGGCGGGAGTGAAGGTTGAACTTATAGTCAGAGGAATATGCTGTCTGCTGGCAGGGATCCCCGGCGAGACGGAGAACATACATATAAGAAGTATTGTCGGACGCTTCCTTGAGCACTCAAGAATATATATGTTCGGAACCCCTGACAGAGACAAGATATATATAGCTTCAGCAGATTTTATGACACGTAACACTCTCCGCCGTGTGGAGGTCGCTACACCTATATACGATGATAAGATCAAGCAGCGTATCAGAGACATGTTTGGGCTTATGATGAAGGACAACATGCAGGCACGCATACAGCAGCCTGATGGCACCTACTTGAAACAGAACCGTGATGTGGAAGAGATAAACTCACAGGAACAGCAGTATGCAGATGCCTATGAGAGGGCACGTCAGTAG
- the pstC gene encoding phosphate ABC transporter permease subunit PstC, producing the protein MHKLKETIMHVVFLIAALVSIAAVALICVFLFVNGIPAIKEIGFGDFTLGEVWKPTNGYYGILPFILGSIYVTAGSLIIGVPIGLLTAIYLAKFCPDRLYKVIKPFINLMAGIPSVVYGFFGMCVLVPMVRSIFGVNGNTMLTASVLLGMMILPTIISVSETSIRAVPDKYYQGALALGATHERSVFKTVVPAAKSGVMAAIILGVGRAVGETMAVIMVAGNQVHMPDGILRGVRTLTTNIVMEMGYATDLHRQALIATGVVLFVFILIINLLFSIIKRKTVA; encoded by the coding sequence ATGCATAAACTTAAAGAAACAATTATGCATGTAGTATTCCTGATAGCGGCACTGGTATCCATCGCAGCAGTAGCACTCATATGTGTGTTCCTGTTTGTGAATGGAATACCGGCCATCAAGGAGATTGGTTTCGGAGACTTCACCCTGGGTGAGGTTTGGAAACCGACAAATGGATACTACGGCATTCTTCCTTTTATATTAGGAAGCATATATGTGACAGCCGGATCGCTGATAATAGGAGTTCCGATAGGACTTCTCACGGCGATATATCTGGCAAAGTTTTGTCCCGACAGATTATATAAAGTTATAAAGCCATTTATCAATCTGATGGCTGGAATACCTTCGGTGGTATATGGATTCTTTGGAATGTGTGTGCTTGTACCGATGGTGAGAAGCATATTTGGAGTAAATGGAAATACGATGCTCACGGCATCAGTACTTCTTGGAATGATGATACTTCCAACTATCATCAGTGTATCAGAGACTTCAATAAGAGCGGTACCTGACAAGTATTATCAGGGAGCTTTGGCACTTGGAGCAACACATGAGAGAAGCGTGTTCAAGACTGTTGTCCCTGCAGCAAAGTCAGGAGTTATGGCAGCGATTATCCTTGGTGTTGGCCGTGCAGTTGGAGAGACTATGGCGGTTATCATGGTGGCTGGAAACCAGGTTCATATGCCTGACGGAATACTGAGAGGTGTCAGAACACTCACCACAAATATAGTAATGGAGATGGGATATGCGACGGATCTGCACAGACAGGCTCTGATAGCAACGGGCGTTGTACTGTTCGTATTCATACTCATTATCAACCTCCTGTTCTCCATCATAAAGAGAAAGACGGTGGCATAG
- a CDS encoding anthranilate synthase component II translates to MYLMIDNFDSFVYNLKAYFEEMGRCVTVKRCDRISLHDVEDLEPEGIILSPGPGRPWEAKMCVDVVNMYKGKIPILGVCLGHQILGYCAGAIVEKGKMPMHGKVTEIHTCGTGLFARLPESFNVTRYHSLVINGSSLPDDYQVDAVSEDGAVMGISHRRLPLYGVQFHPEAVLTEYGHDILYNFCIAAEKFNCR, encoded by the coding sequence ATGTATCTGATGATAGACAATTTTGATTCATTTGTGTATAACCTGAAGGCGTATTTCGAGGAAATGGGAAGATGTGTGACCGTAAAAAGGTGCGATCGGATATCTCTGCATGATGTGGAAGATCTGGAGCCGGAGGGCATAATACTTTCACCGGGACCTGGGCGGCCATGGGAGGCAAAAATGTGTGTGGATGTTGTGAACATGTATAAGGGAAAGATTCCGATACTTGGAGTCTGCCTTGGACATCAGATACTTGGGTATTGTGCGGGCGCCATTGTTGAAAAAGGAAAGATGCCAATGCATGGAAAGGTGACAGAGATACATACCTGTGGAACAGGTCTGTTCGCGCGGCTGCCGGAAAGCTTTAATGTCACAAGGTACCACTCATTGGTAATAAATGGCAGTAGTCTGCCGGATGATTACCAGGTGGATGCTGTATCCGAGGATGGTGCAGTTATGGGAATATCACACAGAAGGCTGCCGTTGTACGGGGTGCAGTTTCACCCGGAAGCGGTACTTACGGAGTATGGTCATGATATATTGTATAATTTTTGTATAGCGGCGGAGAAGTTTAATTGCAGATAA